The bacterium genome contains a region encoding:
- the xerD gene encoding site-specific tyrosine recombinase XerD, translating to MTPDIDGLIDQYLVYIRAEKGLAKNTVESYLRDLVKFSRYCERQNLMDVSRVRPQHLLEFVGELREAGMSARTAARNLIAVRGLFRFALEENHLASDPSELVELPRMSRELPHVLTEAEVEALLAAPDIDKPEGLRDAAMLELIYAGGLRATEIVSLGVGQLHLEADFVRVHGKGRKERVVPIGDTAAWVLSRYLNEARAQILKNRVSDALFVSNRGRAMTRQAFWNIVKRLARKAAINKDVYPHALRHSFATHLLAHGANLRVVQTLLGHEDIATTEIYTHVDRSRLKRLHKSAHPRG from the coding sequence TCGCGAAAAACACCGTTGAGAGCTACTTGCGCGACCTCGTAAAGTTTTCCCGTTATTGCGAGCGGCAGAATCTGATGGATGTTTCCCGGGTGCGTCCGCAGCACCTGCTCGAGTTTGTCGGTGAACTCCGCGAGGCCGGCATGTCCGCGCGCACCGCGGCGCGCAATCTCATCGCCGTTCGCGGCCTGTTTCGATTCGCGCTCGAGGAAAACCACCTCGCCTCCGATCCCTCCGAACTCGTCGAACTGCCGCGCATGAGCCGCGAGTTGCCGCACGTCTTGACCGAGGCCGAGGTCGAAGCGCTGCTCGCCGCGCCGGATATCGACAAGCCCGAAGGCCTGCGAGACGCGGCGATGCTCGAATTGATTTACGCCGGCGGCCTGCGCGCCACGGAGATCGTGAGTCTTGGCGTCGGGCAGCTTCATCTTGAAGCCGATTTCGTTCGCGTTCACGGCAAGGGACGAAAAGAGCGCGTCGTGCCGATCGGCGACACCGCGGCGTGGGTTCTTTCGCGCTATCTGAATGAAGCGCGCGCGCAAATTCTGAAGAACCGCGTTTCCGACGCCCTTTTCGTATCGAATCGCGGCCGGGCCATGACCCGCCAGGCCTTCTGGAACATCGTCAAGCGCCTCGCACGAAAGGCCGCGATTAACAAGGACGTTTATCCGCACGCGCTGCGCCACAGCTTCGCCACGCATCTGCTGGCGCACGGCGCGAACCTTCGCGTCGTGCAAACCTTGCTCGGTCACGAGGACATCGCGACGACGGAGATCTACACGCACGTCGATCGCTCGCGCCTGAAGCGGCTGCACAAGTCCGCGCACCCGCGAGGCTGA
- a CDS encoding CBS domain-containing protein, protein MALSAVDLMASPPITVGAKDSILDAKATLTRFDINAVPVMAGRRIVGVLNRQIADKALHHGLTDAPVSKVMESDVPSVAPDATIAEMMPLVRGRRRLLCVVDNGDLVGVVTRTEIYRAQIEGEDAVRPRQRRVAAHPSTNVADAAERTLPPGVLARIREIGRIAAEAGGLAYMVGGCVRDLLLARANLDIDIAVEGDARAVATAAVKRLGGKVQKHEPFLVAKITFDDGSKIDLATARVEHYAKPGRLPTVERSSIRKDLARRDFTINTLAIRIDPDAFGHLIDDLGGLGDLE, encoded by the coding sequence ATGGCGCTTTCGGCCGTCGACCTCATGGCCTCCCCGCCAATCACGGTGGGCGCGAAGGATTCGATCCTCGACGCCAAGGCGACGCTGACGCGCTTTGACATCAACGCCGTGCCGGTCATGGCCGGGCGGCGCATCGTCGGTGTCTTGAATCGCCAGATCGCCGACAAGGCGCTGCACCACGGCCTGACCGACGCGCCCGTTTCCAAAGTGATGGAAAGCGACGTACCGAGCGTCGCGCCGGACGCGACGATCGCCGAGATGATGCCGCTTGTGCGCGGGCGGCGGCGGCTGCTGTGCGTTGTCGACAACGGCGATCTTGTCGGCGTCGTGACGCGCACGGAAATCTACCGGGCGCAAATCGAGGGCGAGGACGCCGTGCGCCCGCGCCAGCGCCGCGTCGCCGCGCATCCCTCGACGAACGTCGCGGATGCCGCCGAGCGCACCTTGCCGCCCGGCGTGCTCGCGCGCATCCGCGAGATCGGGCGCATCGCCGCCGAGGCCGGCGGCCTCGCGTACATGGTCGGCGGATGCGTTCGCGATCTGCTGCTCGCGCGCGCAAATCTGGATATCGACATCGCCGTCGAAGGCGACGCGCGCGCGGTCGCGACAGCGGCGGTCAAGCGGCTTGGCGGCAAGGTGCAAAAGCACGAGCCATTTCTTGTCGCCAAGATCACCTTCGACGACGGATCGAAGATCGACCTCGCCACCGCGCGCGTGGAGCATTACGCCAAGCCCGGCCGACTGCCGACCGTGGAGCGCTCCTCGATCCGCAAGGATCTCGCGCGGCGCGATTTCACGATCAACACGCTCGCGATACGCATCGACCCCGACGCCTTCGGCCATTTAATCGACGACCTCGGCGGGCTTGGCGATCTGGAGC